One region of Moraxella sp. ZY210820 genomic DNA includes:
- the rpsO gene encoding 30S ribosomal protein S15, giving the protein MALTTAQRAEIIAKFARGENDTGSPEVQVALLTAQINDLQGHFKEHKHDHHSRRGLIRMVNQRRKLLDYLNRKDRERYTALIGALGLRR; this is encoded by the coding sequence ATGGCCTTAACAACTGCACAACGTGCTGAAATTATTGCAAAATTTGCTCGTGGCGAAAACGATACTGGTTCACCAGAAGTTCAAGTTGCGTTATTAACTGCTCAAATCAATGACTTACAAGGTCACTTCAAAGAGCATAAACATGACCATCACAGCCGTCGTGGTTTGATTCGTATGGTTAACCAACGCCGTAAATTATTGGACTACTTAAACCGTAAAGACCGTGAGCGTTATACTGCATTAATCGGTGCATTAGGTTTACGCCGTTAA
- a CDS encoding HopJ type III effector protein gives MSDIQTLVQQAQNQQIQFSDVIAFIEARYTHTPTAFKNGANQNQATENQGSAKVLYFAQLNGLSAEQTLPLFAEHYQAVLATPEATDHQNIRQFIQHGWNGVTFDGVVLTAK, from the coding sequence ATGTCAGACATTCAAACTTTGGTGCAACAAGCACAAAACCAACAAATCCAATTTAGCGATGTCATTGCTTTTATTGAAGCACGCTATACGCATACGCCAACCGCATTTAAAAATGGTGCAAATCAAAACCAAGCGACTGAAAATCAAGGTAGTGCAAAAGTGTTGTATTTTGCACAATTAAATGGTTTAAGTGCTGAACAAACATTACCATTATTTGCTGAGCATTATCAAGCTGTATTAGCAACACCAGAAGCAACGGACCATCAAAATATTCGCCAATTTATACAACATGGTTGGAATGGCGTAACATTTGATGGTGTGGTTTTAACTGCAAAATAA